A section of the Ochotona princeps isolate mOchPri1 chromosome 19, mOchPri1.hap1, whole genome shotgun sequence genome encodes:
- the ATG12 gene encoding ubiquitin-like protein ATG12 gives MAEEPEAELPLPALNAAAGEGPAEVSPETATPEPPSSAAVSPGTEEPPGDAKKKIDILLKAVGDTPIMKTKKWAVERTRTIQGLIDFIKKFLKLMASEQLFIYVNQSFAPSPDQEVGTLYECFGSDGKLVLHYCKSQAWG, from the exons ATGGCGGAGGAGCCGGAGGCCGAGCTACCGCTACCTGCGCTGAACGCTGCGGCCGGCGAAGGACCCGCGGAGGTCTCTCCTGAGACCGCCACGCCGGAGCCGCCTTCCTCCGCCGCCGTCTCCCCGGGCACAGAGGAGCCTCCGGGCGACGCCAAGAAGAAAA TTGACATCTTGCTAAAGGCTGTTGGGGATACCCCTATTATGAAGACAAAGAAGTGGGCTGTGGAGCGAACACGAACCATCCAGGGACTCATCGACTTCATCAAAAAGTTCCTCAAGCTCATGGCCTCGGAGCAGTTG TTTATTTATGTGAACCAGTCCTTTGCTCCTTCGCCAGACCAGGAAGTTGGAACTCTGTACGAG TGTTTCGGCAGTGATGGCAAGCTGGTCCTGCATTACTGCAAATCCCAGGCATGGGGGTGA